One window from the genome of Thermococcus siculi encodes:
- a CDS encoding 50S ribosomal protein L10: MAHVAEWKKKEVEELTKIIKSYPVIALVDVAGVPAYPLSKMREKLRGKALLRVSRNTLIELAIKRAAEELNNPELEKLIDHIEGGAGILATEMNPFKLYKLLEESKTPAPAKAGAVVPHDVVIPAGPTSLAPGPLVGEMQALGIPARIEKGKVSIQKDYTVLKAGEVITDQLARILNALGIEPLEVGLNLLAAYEDGIVYTPDVLAIDENEYINMLQQAYMHAFNLSVNTAYPTSETIEAIIQKAFLGAKNVAVEAGYVTPETVEDIFGRALRAVLLIAQELPEDLLDEKTKELLNQQAQMAVATAPQPAEEKVEEAEEEEEEEEASEEDALAGLGALFG; encoded by the coding sequence ATGGCCCACGTAGCCGAGTGGAAGAAGAAGGAAGTTGAAGAACTCACCAAGATCATCAAGAGCTACCCAGTGATAGCGCTCGTCGATGTGGCCGGCGTCCCAGCCTACCCGCTCAGCAAGATGCGTGAGAAGCTCCGCGGAAAGGCGCTCCTGAGGGTCAGCAGGAACACCCTCATCGAACTCGCCATAAAGAGGGCCGCGGAAGAACTCAACAACCCGGAGCTTGAGAAGCTCATCGACCACATCGAGGGCGGAGCCGGAATACTCGCCACCGAGATGAACCCCTTCAAGCTCTACAAGCTCCTTGAGGAGAGCAAGACTCCGGCCCCGGCCAAGGCCGGAGCGGTCGTTCCGCACGACGTCGTCATTCCGGCAGGACCGACCTCACTCGCTCCGGGTCCGCTCGTTGGTGAGATGCAGGCCCTCGGAATCCCCGCGAGGATCGAGAAGGGTAAGGTCAGCATCCAGAAGGACTACACCGTCCTCAAGGCCGGCGAGGTCATAACCGACCAGCTCGCGAGAATCCTCAACGCGCTCGGCATCGAGCCGCTCGAGGTCGGTCTCAACCTGCTCGCGGCCTACGAGGATGGCATAGTCTACACGCCGGACGTCCTTGCCATTGACGAGAACGAGTACATCAACATGCTCCAGCAGGCCTACATGCACGCGTTCAACCTGTCGGTCAACACCGCCTACCCGACCAGCGAGACCATCGAGGCCATCATCCAGAAGGCGTTCCTCGGAGCGAAGAACGTCGCTGTCGAGGCTGGCTACGTCACCCCAGAGACCGTCGAGGACATCTTTGGCAGGGCCCTCCGTGCAGTCCTGCTCATAGCCCAGGAGCTGCCTGAGGATCTGCTCGACGAGAAGACCAAAGAGCTTTTAAACCAACAGGCACAAATGGCTGTTGCAACTGCCCCTCAGCCGGCTGAAGAGAAGGTTGAGGAGGCCGAGGAAGAAGAGGAAGAGGAGGAGGCATCCGAGGAGGACGCGCTCGCTGGACTGGGCGCGCTCTTCGGCTGA
- a CDS encoding DUF1850 domain-containing protein, with translation MSRKTLSFFVVSILLLVLFIPVEAVEIDFDGYSHLYPPGSRIEISYIHSVERSTVIEVLVANESGFYSVEMRWMDFGAGLPEDIENLTGGFYVKRTHDYLGRGFSYWFIPLNHANVTVNGSPLLVDSDGGRSVVVNFRLRRVPLVMRLIGRW, from the coding sequence TTGAGCCGAAAAACCCTTTCTTTTTTTGTCGTTTCAATTCTGCTTCTCGTCCTGTTTATCCCCGTGGAAGCGGTCGAGATAGACTTCGATGGATATTCCCATCTGTATCCCCCAGGTTCCCGCATTGAGATCTCGTACATCCACAGCGTCGAGAGGAGCACCGTCATCGAAGTCCTCGTTGCAAACGAGAGCGGCTTCTACTCCGTCGAGATGCGGTGGATGGACTTCGGGGCAGGCCTTCCCGAGGACATAGAGAACCTTACGGGTGGATTTTACGTGAAAAGAACCCACGATTACCTCGGTAGGGGCTTTTCCTACTGGTTCATACCGTTAAACCATGCCAACGTCACGGTGAACGGCTCGCCGCTCCTCGTAGATTCCGACGGTGGGAGGAGCGTTGTTGTGAACTTCCGCCTCAGGCGGGTTCCGCTTGTAATGAGACTCATTGGGAGGTGGTAA
- a CDS encoding 50S ribosomal protein L1 produces the protein MAFDRQKIVEAVKEAKARAKPRNFTQTVEMAVNLKDIDLRKPENRFKLEVVLPHGRGKEPKIAVIADGAVAEAAKKLGLDVISGEQLEELAKNPREARKLAKNYDFFIAAAPLMPKIGRYLGRYLGPRNKMPQVVPPTMTNLEPIVARLKRTVRVQLKNNPVVHARIGTEDMDDEKLAENAEAVLNAIINKLERGENQVKSVYVKTTMGPAVKVER, from the coding sequence ATGGCCTTTGACAGGCAGAAAATCGTGGAAGCGGTGAAGGAGGCGAAGGCCCGGGCTAAGCCGCGCAACTTCACACAGACCGTCGAGATGGCAGTCAACCTCAAGGATATCGACCTCCGCAAGCCGGAGAACAGGTTCAAGCTTGAGGTTGTGCTGCCCCACGGTCGTGGGAAGGAGCCTAAGATCGCGGTCATCGCTGATGGTGCCGTTGCCGAGGCGGCTAAAAAGCTCGGGCTTGATGTGATTAGTGGAGAGCAGCTTGAGGAGCTGGCCAAGAACCCGAGAGAGGCAAGGAAGCTAGCGAAGAACTACGACTTCTTCATAGCGGCGGCTCCGCTGATGCCGAAGATCGGTAGGTACCTCGGTAGGTACCTCGGTCCGAGGAACAAGATGCCGCAGGTCGTTCCGCCGACCATGACCAACCTCGAGCCGATCGTGGCCAGGCTCAAGAGGACCGTCAGGGTTCAGCTCAAGAACAACCCGGTTGTCCACGCCAGGATAGGAACCGAGGACATGGACGACGAGAAGCTTGCCGAGAACGCCGAGGCCGTTCTCAACGCCATAATCAACAAGCTGGAGCGCGGCGAGAACCAAGTGAAGTCAGTGTACGTCAAGACCACCATGGGACCGGCCGTTAAGGTGGAGAGGTGA
- a CDS encoding 50S ribosomal protein L11 — protein sequence MAQIVEVLVEGGKASPGPPLGPAIGPLGLNVKQVVDEINKATKDFEGMQVPVKIIVTDPKKKSFEIEVGVPPVSQLIKKEIGAPKGSSEAGHTPVGNLTMEQVIRIAKAKQEQMLAADLKAAAKEVIGTALSMGVTVEGKDPREVQREIDEGVYDEIFANAEE from the coding sequence ATGGCACAGATTGTTGAGGTGCTCGTTGAGGGAGGAAAGGCTTCACCCGGACCCCCGCTCGGTCCCGCTATCGGTCCGCTCGGACTCAACGTTAAACAGGTCGTTGACGAGATCAACAAGGCCACCAAGGACTTCGAGGGAATGCAGGTTCCCGTTAAGATCATCGTTACCGACCCCAAGAAGAAGTCCTTTGAGATAGAGGTCGGTGTCCCGCCGGTCAGCCAGCTCATCAAGAAGGAGATAGGCGCCCCGAAGGGCTCAAGCGAGGCAGGCCACACTCCGGTCGGGAACCTCACCATGGAGCAGGTCATCAGGATAGCCAAGGCCAAGCAGGAGCAGATGCTTGCAGCTGACCTCAAGGCTGCAGCCAAGGAGGTCATTGGGACTGCCCTCAGCATGGGCGTCACGGTGGAAGGCAAGGATCCCAGGGAAGTTCAGAGGGAAATTGACGAAGGCGTTTACGACGAGATTTTCGCCAACGCCGAGGAGTGA
- a CDS encoding D-aminoacyl-tRNA deacylase — protein sequence MKVVMTTKVDLASMNIMGKLIENFGFKETEKTFDGNPVYSKDETLILTTNDEMIYYDHLDREIENQLGERPEIIVFASRHSSKQKLPALTTHVTGNWGKAMYGGKDESLAVAQPAAMKLALMKMNELNDLGWTVCYEATHHGPSELDVPSLFIEIGSSEEEWVIDRAGEIIAESIVHVLENYEKAKFPVAIGIGGGHYAPKQTKRALETDLAFSHIAPKYAHPLKKELLLKAIERTQGGVDAIYVDWKGSRGETRQMARTLAEELNLEFIRD from the coding sequence ATGAAAGTGGTAATGACGACGAAGGTTGACCTGGCGTCCATGAACATAATGGGGAAGCTGATCGAGAACTTCGGCTTTAAGGAGACCGAAAAGACCTTCGACGGCAATCCTGTCTACTCGAAGGACGAGACCCTGATACTGACAACCAACGATGAGATGATATACTACGACCACTTAGACAGGGAGATAGAGAACCAGCTTGGGGAAAGGCCGGAGATAATAGTGTTCGCATCGAGACACTCGAGCAAGCAGAAGCTGCCTGCCTTAACCACCCACGTCACGGGCAACTGGGGGAAGGCAATGTACGGTGGAAAAGATGAGAGCCTCGCGGTGGCCCAGCCCGCTGCCATGAAGCTCGCCCTCATGAAGATGAACGAGCTGAACGACCTCGGCTGGACGGTCTGCTACGAGGCGACCCACCACGGGCCGAGCGAGCTCGACGTGCCGAGCCTCTTCATAGAGATAGGCTCGAGCGAGGAGGAGTGGGTGATAGACAGGGCCGGCGAGATAATAGCCGAATCGATAGTCCACGTTCTGGAGAACTACGAAAAGGCCAAGTTCCCCGTCGCAATAGGCATAGGCGGTGGCCACTATGCACCCAAGCAGACGAAGAGGGCACTCGAGACCGACTTGGCCTTCAGCCACATCGCACCGAAGTACGCCCACCCGCTGAAAAAGGAACTTCTCCTGAAGGCTATCGAGAGGACGCAGGGAGGAGTCGATGCCATCTACGTTGACTGGAAGGGCAGTAGGGGAGAAACCAGGCAGATGGCTAGAACACTTGCCGAAGAGCTGAACTTGGAGTTCATAAGGGACTGA
- a CDS encoding protein translocase SEC61 complex subunit gamma produces MATNTEKLKNFFAESRRVLLVTKKPGSKEFKMAAKITGIGMILIGSIGLIIRLFGYLITGS; encoded by the coding sequence GTGGCAACCAACACGGAAAAGCTTAAAAATTTCTTCGCGGAGTCGCGGAGGGTTTTGCTTGTCACGAAGAAGCCGGGTTCAAAGGAGTTTAAGATGGCTGCCAAGATTACCGGCATCGGAATGATACTCATAGGCTCAATAGGCCTCATAATCCGCCTGTTCGGCTACCTCATCACCGGCTCATAA
- a CDS encoding transcription elongation factor Spt5 has protein sequence MSDGKIFTVRVTVGQEETTAKLIYSKIKTYNLPVYAILAPSKVKGYIFVEAPSKSAVDEAIKGIRHAKGTLPGVVRFEEIEHFLEEKPAVSGFEPGDIVELIAGPFKGEKAKVVRVDEAKDEIVVELIGSVVPIPVTVRGEYVRLISKRQKE, from the coding sequence ATGAGCGATGGCAAGATATTCACAGTACGCGTCACGGTGGGCCAGGAAGAGACCACCGCCAAGCTAATATACAGCAAGATTAAGACATACAACCTTCCCGTCTATGCCATACTCGCGCCCTCAAAGGTCAAGGGCTACATCTTCGTTGAGGCGCCGAGCAAGAGCGCCGTCGACGAGGCGATAAAGGGCATACGCCACGCCAAGGGCACCCTTCCGGGAGTGGTCAGGTTCGAGGAAATAGAGCACTTCCTGGAGGAGAAGCCCGCTGTGAGCGGCTTCGAACCCGGTGACATCGTTGAGCTTATCGCCGGCCCGTTCAAGGGCGAGAAAGCGAAGGTCGTCAGGGTTGACGAGGCCAAGGACGAGATAGTCGTTGAGCTAATAGGTTCAGTCGTCCCGATCCCGGTCACGGTGAGGGGCGAATACGTTAGACTTATAAGCAAACGCCAGAAGGAGTGA
- a CDS encoding TAXI family TRAP transporter solute-binding subunit, with protein sequence MKKFVSIGLVAVLVFAVVMAGCMSPSEESSTTGPTESYSVEIYTGGTSGVYYPLGSAYANILNQYSQKETTIKIEARAVTSGASVANAQAIGEGRAQAAIMQNDVAFYAFHGVTLEAFQGNAITKLRGVAALYPETIQFVVKADSPITSLQDLKGRKVAVGAAGSGTAVAAQQILEAAGVWDDVDKVYLKFSEAAQQLKLGQIDAAVIVSGAPTPAIDQIAVQTPVRVLPIGDDILQKLKNSGYIFYVSQTLPKDTYNGMTEDTPTLAVKAILVVSADVPDDVVYAMTKLLFDHVDELRQVHAKAQYISFDTALDGMSIPLHPGAIKYYEEKGKEVPSDLKP encoded by the coding sequence ATGAAAAAGTTTGTCTCAATCGGCCTGGTTGCCGTTTTGGTTTTTGCGGTCGTTATGGCCGGCTGTATGAGTCCGAGTGAGGAATCTTCCACAACGGGACCGACCGAGAGCTATTCGGTTGAAATATACACCGGAGGAACCAGCGGTGTCTACTACCCGCTCGGCTCGGCCTATGCCAACATTCTGAACCAGTACAGCCAGAAGGAGACCACCATCAAGATCGAGGCCAGGGCAGTCACCAGCGGCGCCAGTGTTGCCAACGCCCAGGCCATAGGTGAGGGCAGGGCTCAGGCCGCCATCATGCAGAACGACGTTGCATTCTACGCCTTCCACGGCGTCACCCTCGAGGCCTTCCAGGGCAACGCCATCACGAAGCTCCGTGGCGTTGCGGCCCTCTACCCGGAGACCATCCAGTTCGTCGTTAAAGCGGACAGTCCGATAACCAGCCTCCAGGATCTCAAGGGAAGGAAGGTTGCCGTTGGTGCCGCCGGAAGCGGTACGGCAGTTGCCGCCCAGCAGATACTCGAGGCCGCCGGTGTCTGGGACGACGTTGACAAGGTCTACCTCAAGTTCAGTGAGGCCGCCCAGCAGCTCAAACTGGGCCAAATCGACGCGGCCGTTATTGTGTCCGGTGCTCCGACTCCGGCCATTGACCAGATAGCTGTCCAGACTCCCGTCAGGGTTCTCCCGATCGGGGACGACATCCTTCAGAAGCTCAAGAACAGCGGGTACATCTTCTACGTCAGCCAGACCCTTCCGAAGGATACCTACAACGGCATGACCGAGGACACCCCGACCCTCGCGGTCAAGGCAATCCTCGTGGTTAGTGCGGACGTTCCGGACGACGTAGTCTACGCCATGACCAAGCTCCTGTTCGACCACGTCGATGAGCTGAGGCAGGTTCACGCCAAGGCCCAGTACATAAGCTTCGACACCGCCCTCGATGGTATGAGCATCCCGCTCCACCCGGGAGCCATCAAGTATTACGAGGAGAAGGGTAAGGAAGTCCCCAGTGACTTAAAGCCGTGA
- a CDS encoding TRAP transporter permease: MAEEPSIDVVAVEEVVIERTRTLSPRLELVVKVAAILIGLYEILFIFNFNYTLYDLFQRLGIELEFLRITFQPKQGEAFVMAMLMVITFLLYPILKKEKYFKKVFVYDYIMGAVGVISMFYLFAVYERYILTSALNQTDVVMGLLAIIMVIEATRRVLGWVLPAIVAVFLLYGIYAINYDWTRFVQQLYFDEGIFGIPFFVMTIYVFAFIFFGAFLLRIGVSDYITEFMISLFGKRPGGPAKSAVISSALMGTVSGSSVANVLTTGTFTIPLMKKAGYPPEIAGAVEPVASTGGQLMPPIMGAAAFIMAEFLNLPYNKIIIAAVLPALVYYGGVYLFIDLETKRLGLKGMAAEAFKTMAYFLRKLYILLPIVVITVALVWGIAPQIAAISSLGVAIWVAWISRDEIFGNEKLYVAVSLVATLLMFMGNELDKPVALALLALFLVLTALGLMKKGVAFNEKFYITSLFLLFISLTKYLGMTREQIVLMTGVFGIVFSILVGYRSTLDSGKMMYRATYEAMIDAGKTSVSVMLAAASAGLIQGVLTMTGELTNIGYRLINLTGGNLWLLLLLTMVFSLILGMGVPTTANYIITSLVAAPAIYMLVRNIPPYNQPVPGYTVLIAMLSAHFFVFYFGILADVTPPVALASYAGSAIAGGDFWKTAMNAVKYALAGYIGPYIYFTHPEMFLITVDKWTATMGLKVLYYLLATLFVMYLLAIALTGFYSTHLKKWMRGIMGIIGLAGVTLNPIVIGIGVAAWLGLKFYGAKFSSEKSAG; this comes from the coding sequence ATGGCAGAGGAACCAAGCATAGATGTCGTTGCCGTGGAGGAGGTTGTCATAGAAAGAACGCGAACCCTCTCCCCCCGGCTGGAGCTGGTCGTGAAAGTGGCAGCCATACTGATAGGCCTCTATGAAATACTGTTTATCTTCAACTTCAACTACACTCTCTACGACCTCTTCCAGCGCCTCGGGATTGAGCTAGAGTTCCTCAGGATAACCTTCCAGCCCAAGCAGGGAGAGGCCTTCGTCATGGCCATGCTCATGGTGATAACCTTCCTGCTCTACCCGATACTTAAGAAGGAGAAGTACTTCAAGAAGGTCTTCGTCTACGACTACATCATGGGCGCCGTCGGTGTCATCTCCATGTTCTACCTCTTCGCTGTCTACGAGAGGTATATACTCACCTCGGCCCTCAACCAGACCGACGTTGTAATGGGTCTCCTGGCCATAATAATGGTTATCGAGGCCACCAGACGTGTCCTCGGCTGGGTGCTCCCGGCTATAGTGGCCGTCTTTCTGCTCTACGGAATCTACGCCATCAACTACGACTGGACCCGCTTCGTTCAGCAGCTCTACTTCGACGAGGGAATCTTTGGAATCCCGTTCTTCGTCATGACCATCTACGTCTTCGCCTTCATATTCTTCGGGGCGTTCCTGCTGAGGATAGGCGTCAGCGACTACATCACAGAGTTCATGATAAGCCTCTTCGGCAAGAGGCCGGGCGGCCCGGCAAAGTCGGCGGTTATATCGAGCGCCCTCATGGGAACAGTCAGCGGCTCCAGCGTCGCCAACGTTCTAACGACCGGAACCTTCACGATACCCCTCATGAAGAAGGCCGGCTACCCACCGGAGATAGCCGGAGCCGTTGAGCCAGTCGCATCGACCGGAGGCCAGCTCATGCCGCCGATCATGGGCGCCGCGGCCTTTATCATGGCGGAGTTCCTGAACCTCCCCTATAACAAGATCATCATAGCGGCGGTTCTTCCGGCCCTCGTCTACTACGGCGGTGTCTATCTCTTCATAGACCTCGAGACCAAGAGGCTCGGTCTGAAGGGCATGGCGGCCGAGGCCTTTAAGACAATGGCGTACTTCCTGAGGAAGCTCTACATCCTCCTGCCCATAGTCGTCATCACGGTCGCCCTCGTCTGGGGAATAGCGCCACAGATAGCCGCAATATCGTCACTCGGCGTTGCCATCTGGGTCGCCTGGATTTCCCGCGATGAGATATTCGGAAACGAGAAGCTCTACGTCGCAGTTTCTCTCGTGGCCACGCTCCTGATGTTCATGGGCAACGAGCTGGACAAGCCCGTCGCACTGGCTCTCCTCGCACTTTTCCTCGTCCTGACGGCACTCGGGCTTATGAAGAAGGGCGTCGCCTTCAACGAGAAGTTCTACATAACCTCCCTCTTCCTGCTCTTCATAAGCCTCACGAAGTACCTCGGCATGACCAGGGAGCAGATAGTTCTCATGACCGGAGTCTTCGGAATAGTCTTTTCGATACTCGTCGGCTACCGTTCCACTCTCGACAGCGGCAAGATGATGTACAGGGCCACCTACGAGGCCATGATAGACGCGGGCAAGACAAGCGTCAGCGTTATGCTGGCTGCTGCCTCAGCAGGACTCATACAGGGCGTCCTCACCATGACCGGAGAGCTGACCAACATCGGCTACCGCCTCATAAACCTCACCGGAGGCAACCTCTGGCTGCTCCTTCTCCTCACGATGGTCTTCAGCCTCATACTCGGTATGGGCGTCCCGACAACGGCCAACTACATCATTACCTCGCTCGTCGCGGCCCCCGCAATATACATGCTGGTCAGGAACATCCCGCCCTACAACCAGCCTGTTCCGGGCTACACCGTGCTAATCGCCATGCTCTCGGCGCACTTCTTCGTGTTCTACTTCGGAATCCTCGCGGACGTCACCCCGCCGGTTGCCCTCGCCAGCTACGCGGGTTCGGCCATAGCGGGAGGTGACTTCTGGAAGACGGCGATGAACGCGGTGAAGTACGCCCTGGCAGGATACATAGGGCCATACATCTACTTCACCCACCCTGAGATGTTCCTTATCACAGTGGACAAGTGGACGGCGACGATGGGCCTGAAGGTGCTGTACTACCTCTTGGCTACACTCTTCGTCATGTACCTGCTGGCGATAGCGCTGACCGGCTTCTACAGCACCCACCTCAAGAAGTGGATGAGGGGAATAATGGGCATCATCGGCCTGGCGGGGGTTACACTGAACCCGATAGTTATAGGCATTGGAGTGGCGGCGTGGCTCGGCCTCAAGTTCTACGGGGCCAAGTTCTCCTCCGAAAAGAGCGCGGGCTGA
- the rpl12p gene encoding 50S ribosomal protein P1, giving the protein MEYVYAALLLHAAGKEITEENLKAVLEAAGVSPDEARIKALVAALEGVNIDEVIEKAAMPVAAPVAVAAAPAAEAPAEAAAEEEEEEEEEASEEEALAGLGALFG; this is encoded by the coding sequence ATGGAGTACGTGTATGCCGCTCTGCTGCTCCACGCCGCTGGTAAGGAGATAACCGAGGAGAACCTCAAGGCCGTCCTTGAGGCCGCTGGTGTCAGCCCGGACGAGGCCAGGATAAAGGCCCTCGTTGCCGCCCTTGAGGGCGTCAACATCGACGAGGTCATCGAGAAGGCCGCCATGCCGGTCGCCGCCCCGGTGGCCGTTGCCGCTGCTCCGGCCGCCGAGGCTCCGGCTGAGGCCGCCGCTGAGGAAGAGGAGGAAGAGGAAGAGGAGGCCAGCGAGGAGGAGGCCCTCGCCGGTCTCGGTGCCCTCTTCGGCTGA
- the ftsZ gene encoding cell division protein FtsZ: MLKLIEDAIERTSVGPNKVPEAQAPQTDIDEELKRILEQIQAKIYVVGVGGAGCNTINRMMQVGIQGAKVIAVNTDAQDLLKVRAHRKILIGKELTRGLGAGNNPKMGEEAAKESEREIRDALEGADMVFITCGLGGGTGTGAAPVVAEMAKKMGALTVSVVTLPFTVEGIRRIKNAEYGLERLRKNSDTVIVIPNDKLMEVAPTLPIHMAFKVADEILVQAVKGITELITKPGLVNLDFNDVRAVMKDGGVAMIGIGESDSEKRALEAAQQALNSPLLDVDISGAKGALISISGSDVKLEEAQQIIELVTSKLDPEAQVIWGIQLDEELGKMIRILIVVTGVSSPYAVAEEEPTSYYGEEQERKVIKLDLEEL, encoded by the coding sequence ATGCTGAAGCTGATTGAAGACGCCATTGAAAGAACCTCCGTTGGCCCTAACAAGGTTCCGGAGGCCCAGGCCCCCCAGACTGACATCGATGAGGAGCTCAAGAGGATTCTTGAGCAGATTCAGGCCAAGATATATGTCGTTGGTGTCGGCGGTGCCGGCTGTAACACCATCAACAGGATGATGCAGGTCGGCATCCAGGGAGCGAAGGTTATCGCGGTTAACACCGATGCCCAGGACCTCCTTAAGGTTCGCGCTCACAGGAAGATACTCATCGGAAAGGAGCTTACAAGGGGTCTCGGTGCTGGAAACAACCCCAAGATGGGCGAAGAGGCCGCCAAGGAGAGCGAGAGGGAAATCAGGGACGCCCTCGAAGGGGCCGACATGGTCTTCATAACCTGCGGTCTCGGCGGCGGAACCGGTACCGGTGCCGCCCCGGTCGTTGCGGAGATGGCCAAGAAGATGGGCGCCCTCACGGTCTCAGTGGTCACCCTCCCGTTCACCGTTGAGGGCATAAGGCGCATCAAGAACGCCGAGTACGGCCTCGAGAGGCTCAGGAAGAACAGCGACACCGTCATAGTCATCCCGAACGACAAGCTCATGGAGGTAGCTCCTACCCTGCCGATACACATGGCCTTCAAGGTCGCCGACGAGATACTCGTCCAGGCCGTCAAGGGAATAACCGAGCTAATCACCAAGCCCGGTCTCGTCAACCTCGACTTCAATGATGTCCGCGCCGTCATGAAGGACGGCGGCGTTGCCATGATCGGTATCGGCGAGAGCGACAGCGAGAAGAGGGCACTTGAGGCCGCCCAGCAGGCCCTCAACAGCCCGCTCCTCGACGTCGACATAAGCGGCGCGAAGGGCGCTCTGATAAGCATCAGCGGAAGCGACGTCAAGCTCGAGGAGGCCCAGCAGATAATCGAGCTGGTCACGAGCAAGCTTGATCCCGAGGCCCAGGTCATCTGGGGAATCCAGCTCGACGAGGAGCTAGGCAAGATGATAAGGATACTCATCGTGGTCACGGGTGTCAGCTCACCCTACGCCGTAGCGGAAGAGGAACCCACCTCCTACTATGGGGAGGAGCAGGAGAGAAAAGTTATTAAACTCGACCTTGAGGAGCTTTGA